ccccaaaaacagatcgatcaaaaacccgtatcatctcctccttaaagtcctgatactggttagtacactcagcccttgcctcccagattgccgtgccccactcacgagcccgtccagtaaggagagatatgacgtaggcgacacgagcagtgctcctggagtaagtgttgggctggagagaaaacactatcacactgggtgaggaacgagcggcattcagtgggctccccagagtaacacggcgggttattgattctgggctccggagattcgaaagccctggaagtggccggtggatcgaggcggagatggtgaacctgttctgtgaggttggagacttgggtggccagggtctcaacggcatgtcgagcagcagacaattcctgctcgtgtctgcctagcatcgctccctggatctcgacggcagagtggagaggatccgaagtcgctgggtccattcttggtcggattcttctgttatggtgcgtgaatgaggacccaaaagcgaattaacaaaacagagttactttaatgacgaaacacacgtaggctcagatggacaggcagattccgacaggacaggacaaggttgcagcaaacacgacgatagtctggttcaggcatgagtaacacaaacaagaatccgacaaagacaggagcagaaacagagagagatatagaggactaatcagagggaaaaagggaacaggtgggaaaaggggtgacgaggtagttaggaggagacaaggcacagctgggggaaagagggggagaaaaggtaacctaacaacgaccagcagagggagacagggtgaagggaaaggacagaaacaagacacaacatgacagtacatgacaatgtcgatataggactcatttgactgtggatatacagttagtcggaagtttacatacaccttagctaaatacatttaaactcagtttttcacaattcctgacatttaaacctagtacaaattccctgttttaggtcagttgggatgatgtcatgtctatgctaatatggcaaaaaaaATACCCTAGCTAGCTGACCAACAGCTGTAACAGTGTACTTGAGAGAAAACAAGAGCTCATTGAGAGAAAACATAGGAGacgaaatatagtttacatgttgtcaacaatctaagccaaccccgtCTGTTTTGCAACCCCATAGTTGCGAAGGCATCGATTTGTTGCTAAACAGCCAACCCCTCTATTCAAACACTGGGGCATCAAATATGGCACGTCAAACGagtgtagcctactgttcagatgggttaaatggaatggTAGCCTCACTGAAattactgtaggtctataacctcctACATAGTCTAATATGAATTAAGCATTTCTTCCAGTAAAATAATACACCGTGTAAATGTGTACTccggaacaggagtggagaaatttaatgtatttatttcagcAACTTCAGAGAATGAATGCGCAGATAGGTGGTATCATTATCAAcgtcataaaagctgatagtattttaAATAGAGGTACTTACGGTTCCAAAAAGTTGGACCTGTTCCGACATGTACCTGGGGATTTCCCACCCGGACCCGATGcgcataattattatttttttatttttaaatatagaGACCCGTTCCAAATGGAATCGAGGACAACTAGACCCATTTCGTagagacctggttggatccagaTCCGATCCAAGTGTAGAACGCAGCAgaaaagtttatttttatttgttaaagCAACTTTATTAACCGGAGCTAATAAATCACGAGGGAGAGGCGCCGCTCTAGCAGGCGGGGAGCGTCTGTACTCTGAGCAAGTgacatggggaggaggagggagggagagacagcaacCAACCAAGCCGACTCGCGCTATAGTAGACTAATATAGGTTATCATAGGTTATTTATCAGCAAATATGATTACGAAGAacctgtcttgactgcatcaaaccgggagaagctagttaagctagctaacattagctagctaggctaattgaggctgcagTGCATGCACTTTCTCATCCTACAGTTACAAAAAACAACTCCATTCAAATATTAAGTAGCAGCGTACCTGGCAAAGGCAGATATTGATTTCTTTATGCTCACTTTCATCCATCGCACAGGACGCAAACAGGTGACTAACGTTTCGACGTCAAACTGAGGTCTTCCTCAGTGACCTGACCATTGCGCTTAGCTCTTATTTATAGCCCATTGAGAcacaacaatgtaaaaaataaagtataATGATAACGTTTCAAAGTAAATGGCAAATTATGGTAAAACAATAAGCTGCATGGTATGTCTCGTTAATCAATTAAACATgtcaaaatatacactgctcaaaaaaataaagggaacactaaaataacacatcctagatctgaatgaatgaaatattcttattaaatacttttttctttacatagttgaatgtgctgacaacaaaatcacacaaatatgatcaatggaaatcaaatgtatcaacccatggaggtctggatttggagtcacactcaaaattaaagtggaaaaccacactacaggctgatccaactttgatgtaatgtccttaaaacaagtcaaaattaggctcagtagtgtgtgtggcctccacgtgcctgtatgacctccctacaacgcctgggcatgctcctgatgaggtggcagatggtctcctgagggatctcctcccagacctggactaaagcatccgccaactcctggacagtctgtggtgcaacgtggcgttggtggatagagcgagacatgatgtcccagatgtgctcaattggattcaggtctggggaacgggcgggccagtccatagcatcaatgccttcctcttgcaggaactgctgacacactccagccatatgaggtctagcattgtcttgcattaggaggaacccagggccaaccgcaccagcatatggtctcacaaggggtctgaggatctcatctcggtacctaatggcagtcaggctacctctggcaagcacatggaggtgcggcccccccaaaaatgccaccccacacatgactgacccaccgccaaaccggtcatgctggaggatgttgcaggcagcagaacgttctccacggcgtctccagactgtcacatgtgctcagtgtgaacctgctttcatctgtgaagagcactgggcgccagtggcgaatttgccaatcttggtgttctctggcaaatgaaaaacgtcctgcacggtgttgggctgtaagcacaacccccacctgtggacgtcgggccctcgtACCACCCtcgtggagtctgtttctgaccgtttgagcagacacatgcacatttgtggcctgctggaggtcattttgcagggctctggcagtgctcctcctgctcctccttgcacaaaggcggaggtagcggtcctgctgctgggttgtttccctcctacggcctcctccacgtctcctgatgtactggcctgtctcctggtagcgcctccattctctggacactacgctgacagacacagcaaacagctcgcattgatgtgccatcctggatgagctgcactacctgagccacttgtgtgggttgtagactccgtctcatgctaccactagagtgaaagcaccgtcagcattcaaaagtgaccaaaacatcagccaggaagcataggaactgagaagtggtctgtggtccccacctgcagaaccactcctttattgggggtgtcttgctaattgcctataatttccacctgttgtctattccatttgcacaacagcatgtgaaatgtattgtcaatcagtgttgcttcctaagcggacagtttgatttcacagaagtgtgattgacttggagttacattgtgttgtttgcgttccctttatttttttgagcagtgtacatagaTTATATTTGTCAGTGAATCCGGAGATACAGACCCTAAAAATCAAGGTAACAACATTATAGAAACGAGGACAGTGAAAATAATTGTTTAGCCCCTTTTGAATCCAGTGTCTAAGCAGTACTGCCAGAATGTCTCTTTGTTTTAGTTAGCATACCATGTCACCACCTCTTGGTGTAATTTGGCTGTGTTCTATGGCTACAAAgcgaaggaagggaggaaggtgAGCCATGGTTGGCTTCAAAGCAGTGGCACACAATAGCATAgtctgtttttattttgaatagcAGGCTCATCAATCCACCTCCAGGCCACCTGAGGAAGTTCAGTCAGAACCGCAACAAGAATATTCAGTGATCAACATATCACCAGGGTCTCTCACTGATGCCCAAATGTCAGTCCTGAGTAAAGGACTCTCTTTATCCCCTTCTGATAGGATAGACCCCTTTGCATTAAAAGACACTTTCAAATGTATTTgccaattacatttaaataaGTTATTCTGTACTAATAGGCATTGATTTATGGGACACTGGGGGAGGAGACCTTAATTTATGATGTCCAGAAAAACTCATATTTCCACAATGTCACACTTTGGAAAAGATACTATATatagaaaagtatgtggacaacccttcaaatgagtgtTAGGCTCACAAATCGAGCACACccccatacaatctccatagacaaacattggcagtagaatggccttacaacCCATGTGCCGGTCTCATCAAATCCATCGTATTGAAACACCCTCAAGTGATCCAAATCTACAAGAGTTCACAACATTGCCCTGCATTTTTTTTCCCGCTGTGTGCGCAATCTAGCCGATTTCCATTACGTACAGCATCCAGCTACCAAGGACGGGTGACACTTGGCTCCCAGGCCCGCCCAATGGTAATTACAAGTGTGGCCACTGTGTATGTTGTGACAAAATGACCAACACTAAAGTTTTTTAACCACCCAAGAACATGTAAAGCATACAAAATCCAAAGCTTTATTAACTGTAGCACCACAAATGTCATATACATGCTGAAATGCATAAAACAACGGCGGAGAACATTGAGTGGGAGAGCATGCTCTCGAAGATGGCGATAGGAACAAGGCATCCGACACGGATAGTGTTATGAAATCTTCATGTATTTTTCCAGGCTTGGGGTCGATGAGGTGGAAGGAAGTAGGTTACGAGTGTGAATCTGATGACGCTAGCAACCATAAGGGAGATGGTGCGTCGAGGAAGGTTGGCGTCAAGTACGAACAGAATGAGCTGTACTCCAGTCGCTCTGGGGGTGAATTGGAAGAGTGAAGATGAATTACCTGTGTTGGCAGGTGTGGTGAAGATCTCGGAGCGTGAGCCTTGCACCGATGGTCATGGTAAAGATGAATCTGGTACAGTAGGAGTGATTTTTGGAGAAAGTGCACCACTTTTGGCTGGACCATATGTGGTTTCAGGTTGGGTGTGGATGCATTGGTGAAGGTAACCTGAAGTGGACTTGTGATTGTTTCTTCCTTCCAGAGGGAGCAGGCGCCACGCGAATGAGACCTGTTCTCGCTTTGCTCTCATGAACAGGgtgccattgaaaggagtgaaTGATTACTGTGGTTGATGTGAGGGTGAAGCTGGATCAACTAATGTTGAAGATTCCCGGTGTTTGACACCTGCCAGCGAGTGTTTCAGGTGCCAAGCTTATGGTTGTttcagcagtgtgtaggagggagattcctagatgtgagaagtgtgcaggagggtaTGGGACAAGGGATTATGAAGTATTGGTGAAAGAAGCCGTGTGTTAACTGTATGGGTGCCCATGCTGGGGATCAGAAGTGCAAGAGAAGCAGGTGGAGGTTGCCAGGGTCAGATTTGTACAGGTGTTTGCGGAGACAGTGAAGTGcaggaagatgggtcaagggtgAGGGATCCTAAGAGGCTCCCGGTGTGTAGTACATTTTTGACCAAATGAAATATGCTTCAGGAAAGTTGGCTTTTTAGCGTCCATTGGCATGGTTAACTGTACTGCAGAAATGGAATGTAAATCAGAGAAAATAGttgtggcagctgcagagaagtacttgggttTGAGATTTTACtacagaagagttacagggtgtgttaaatGGTAGTGTCCCATCCTCCTAGGGCGTCAACCTGGTGTAGGATCAAAATAGTGGAATGTGGTGGTGGGTTTTTGAGTATAAGGTTAGTTGGCAGTGTCATTTTTTTATTTCCCCTTTTTGTAACAAAGTATAACACATTTATACTCCAGTACAATTCATTGGGGGCTGGAAATGCACTATtaatattggatgccaaccgctgttaaacctcatcgaagaagGTTCCTAATGCAGAGGACAAGACCCCTGCAAAACAACACCAGCTTCACAAGCTTTAAATCGACAGGTTAGTGGTaaaaaaatgttacattttaCAATAGGGTCAAGCCAGGGCATGATATAAGTATGATGAGTTTGCCTTTTGTGAAGAGAATAAAAACATTCTATTAAGACATGAGCATGCGTGACAAGGACAGCTGGGGCTCATCTGATTGGCAGGGCTAAGCATGAATAGTCATTGAAAAAGATAAAAAACATCCACTACTACATTTTCCCACTAAAGAGAAAATGATTCATATGTGAGCCATTTCCCATTTGTCCGATTTAATATTGTAATGCAAAATTCTGTGGTTGCCGCATGTGATGTCGACGCATAGTTCGTTTTCATACTTTCAAATGTAACGAGTGTTTTAAAATAGAAATATGAAAGGTTTAGTGCACTTCCCGCCAGCTGTTACACAGAACTGGCGTGAAGGGTGTTTGGGCGTGGATAAAAGTCATGACGCCGATAGACAAAAGCAAAGAACTAAGGTGGTAAGGGATTTTGTAGAAGCTTTAATCATTTATTTTTGCAGTCACCCAGCAATCCCGTACAGTATACACATTTACAGTTTAAAAATAGGTTTTCAAAAATTTAAAATGTTTCATATTTACCTAACCAGTCAAGCCATTTAGTTAGTACAACATCAAATTAGTACACAGTTCTTCCTAAACAAGTATGTTTGACACATTTCTAATTAACCTAGAAAATCCTATTAATAAAAATAGCATTTATAAAGCTTGATTTAATTATCTACACCTACATTCTAATATTGCCATACAAATACAAGTATTACTTTAGGCAAAAAGGAATATGCAGGGTGGACAAAGATACAATTCCCGGTCAAAACAAGATTAACCACATTGTTTGCCCTTTCTAGGGACAGAGACTAGTTTAGCAACTGGCCCTCCTTTGGTCTAGGTCATCAATGGGGGAAACATGGTCATAGAGCAATTGCATTATTAATTGTAATTTGGGTGATCAGTGGAGCTCCCCAACACCAAGTGGCTGGATAATCGGCTCATTAACATTGAACATCAAATTGAAATAGTGGTTTGAAAGTAGCATTCATCTGAAATTAACATTTGACTGAAATGGCATGTACTTAAACTTTAATGTATACATTGGCCTCGGGGATACTGTATAATAGAGCGTGGCAATTGGGACAACACTGAATGCAGTCCATCACCCATGACACCTACTGTACAAGCAGGTATAACCAACACCAAAGTTGGTAAATATTGTCTTTGTTAGCGGAGCTCCCTAATGAAGATGAATGAATCGGTCAGTATACACATTCATTTGTTATACAGTATAATGACTGAAGCGCTTCATCCTACTAAAGTGCCAGAAGGCATCTGCTCAATTATGTTGATGAAAAGTTGCCTATTGTATGTGAGCATTCCATTTAATTGAATGTTTTTCGTGGTGTGTAAGTGCAACGGAATGAGGGTCAGGGAAAAGCTAATCTGACTGCATTTCCAAGTGAGCAATAAAACTAATTTAGAGATTTCCAGGCATCAAGGACAAATCTATTTTTTTAGTGGAAATAATTGAAGTTTAGATGGTATGATACACTAAATGTTTCCTCCTTGGCCTAAATTATATAAGATAATGCAGGACTTCTATACATGGACAGTATGCTGCTAATGTTGGCATGTGTGAACCATCAACCTACATGCGTATCAACCTCTGTATATGTATAGGCCAGAGGGCCCCCCCCCCTTACACTAGGACTTTGGTCATGAAGGTGGTGGCGAGGGCCAGGTGCAGGATTCTCATTCGGGGCTGGCCCGGGGCAGCGTTACACAGGTCCGAGCTACAGCAGGTCTTGTTTACGCTGTAGACTGTGACGTTGGAAATGGAAGGGAACTTGGTTGTAGACACCTTATTGCAGTCGTTCATTTTCAGGCAGCCTTTTGTCTTGATTTCCAAAACATGAGCTGTGGATGAAAATACATAAATAATGTGGTGCCTCTTGACTTATTTACTTGGGCATCGTCGTGCCAAGCGGCGCATAAACCAACAAACTAGGAATCGTAAGTGGTTTTCCATAAGCTTTTTGCCCCAAGGCAGAAAGCTGACAAGTGAAATTTTAGCATCTGCAAAGGGATGGTAGCAGGTTGTCTTCCTTCCTTTTTGGCTTCTGAAGAGGACAGAGGCTCTTAAAAAGgtgcaaaaacacacaaaataaaaaataaacttacTGGTCTTTGTAGCAAACTTGCACTTGTCTTTTACCAATTTTGCTGATACTGTAAGCTACTTCTTGAGGAAAGTCCTTACTTGCAATGACTGCTATATGGATGTTGAACGCACTAAGTCGcgctggataagagcatctgctaaatgattaCAATGTAAGACACCAATGACCTGTGTCAGCCAGTCCTTTGGTCCTTACCTGCTTTTCCGACACCTTTGAAACATTGCTCGTCAGCGCCGCAGGTGACTTTGGTCTGGAACACGTTGAAGATGCAGAGCTCACAGTTGAAGCACTGCAGAGCCTGGCCTGGGATGAGAAAGCAGGAGAAATAAAAACCAAGCAATAAATTACCATGCCAGTCTACAAATCATCATGTTCAAGGAAACATTCTTGTAGATGACCTAATGCGTGTTGATGCAATCCTACATCATTGAGACAGTCTTAACATGGGCCAAACAGCGGTTTAGTCTACGACTCCCACCCGGTTTTGTACACTTCAGTGGATGAAGGGCCCAACCTGCGTAGGTACCATTATGGTTAATCATAGAAGGGCATGGTTGTTTGAATATTTCTTCACTACTCAAAACAAAGTTCTGTAGCTTTTGATGGGGACAGACAAAATGGCTGCTTCCCAGTAAGCGCTACTCCAAAACAGAGCAAAATTATAAACAAGTAGTTTAGTGGTTTTAGGGGGCAGAGGAGGAATGGTCTGCCGGAAACTACAGAATGAACTGAATGACCGCAACAACCATAAATTCAACAAATTAGTTGCAAGTCCCTGAGCAAGTTGACTTATTCAAATAACCCTCCCAGAAACACACGCAGTACCTTAGGAGTTCAAAACCTGGCCATCAAGTCGTGTGACAAAGTAAACAAAACAGTGTACGTATATACCAGTGTGTGCACGtcaaccccccaaaaatgtatgccTTTCCATGAAAGCAGGAAAACATGGTATGACCTTCAATTATCAATGTCTGGTGGACAAAAATCATTTAAGCAATTTGATTGAACCAAGGAACGTTGGGTTGCTTAGAAAGGTTGTAAAAGCACCATTCAGAAGACTGCTCgctccccccaccccacccaaaCACTGGTTTCGGTTACACCCCATCGCAGATGAGTTCAGACTCGGGTTACAAAGTGCCACTCCtgatcattaaaaaaaaacaccaaaCTGCCATTGAATGTGAGTGGATCTCCACAATCCAACCAAATGACTCAACTGCTTGGGTGTCATGTCCcacacaatatatatacacacacacaaaagtatgtgtacacccAATTAGTGGAAtcggccatttcagccacacccattgctgacaggtgtataaaagcgAGCACACtgcaatgcaatctccatagacaaacattggcagtagaatggccttactgaagagctcagtgacttaatgtagcactgtcataggatgccaccttaacaagtcagttcgtcatttctgccctgttagagctgcaaGTGCggttgttgtgaagtggaaatgtctaggggCAATAACGTCTCAGCCGCGAAGGGGTAGGCCAtataagctcacagaatgggaaccccaagtgctgaagcgcgtaaaataGTCtgtctgttgcaacactcactaccaagttccaaattgcctcgaagcaacatcagcacaataaacgttcgtcgggagcttcatgaaattggtttaaGGCCTAGCAGCCGCACACACCtgaagatcaccatgcgcaacgcCAAGCGTTAGTtggtgtggtgtaaagctcggCACCATTGAATCACGTTTCCACTCGAgtccatcactccagagaatgctcTTCACCACCTGGCAggccgatggacaaatctgggtttagcgGCTGCCAGGAGAACcatctgccccaatgcatagtgccaactaaagtttggaaggaggaataatgatctggggatGCTTTATTGTTTGagcttggccccttagttccaatgaaaggaaatcttaatgctacagtgtacaatgacattctagatgagtgtgcttccaactttgtggcaacagttcggGGAAGCCCCTttcctttttcagcatgacaatgcccctgtgcataaATTGAGGTCCATAcacaaatggtttgttgagatcggtgtgaaagaacttctggtctgcacagagctctgacctcaaccccattgaacacctttgggatgaattgggacgccgactgcgagccaggcctagtcgcccaacatcagtgcctgacctcagtAATGCtcctggctgaatggaagcaagttcccacagcaatgttccaacatctagtggaaagccttctcaaaTTATAGCAGCAAGGGGCGGgcggggggaccaactccatatttatgcccatggttttggaatgacatgttcgacaagcaggtgtccacggTCTTTGATGCACTACATGACAAAGTATCATTGTGACCTtgcagacattgattcagcttttaTCCAACTTTAAAGCCACTCCGTGTATCAAAACATCTTGTTGCCATTTGAGCTGATCATTCAATCATTGTTTGAATTCCATTCTTTAGGTTCAAATATGAAATAAGGTGTCGTTCCGACAAGACATCCTTGAGGGAATACGCAGAGAAGGCAGACGGGACAGATGTAAGCGCACAAGTGAACTTCCACTTGTCAACCTTCTCACTTAATGCTTTGACCTAAAAGCAGCCAAATGCTGATCTTTTTCCACTTATTGGTCTTCTGAACAATCAGAGCAGCTCTTCTGATAATAATTGTTCTAAAGAGCAGAGttggactgcctgtgtaaactcagCCTAAGTGACGGTTTCCCCAGACACAAATCAAGCTTAGTCCTGGACTACAAAGCTATTTTGACCATGCTTTTTAGTTCAAGACTAGACTTAAATGTGTCTGGGAAACCGTCCCCATGAGTGAAAACAATCAATTGTCCTCAATGAGAATGCTAATTCCCCTACCACTACAGTACGTACAACAACCTACAGGCTCAGCTCCTGGAAGCACACCAAACAAGGTTGCCATACTGTGCATAGTAACGTACGGGCCTACGTAACGTACATGAGTCATGACATGAATGTTTGTCAGCCTTGGGGCCGCACCTTGACATTACCCTTCACAAATCCAGTCAAACCCGTTACCCAGTCTCTCCCATCGCCCCACCAAATCGGTCACCACCTCACAAAAACGGGGGACAGTCAGGTTGCGCAAACAGAACTGCCCCTAGGCTTACAGTTGGCTGCATTCCTGCCACAACAGGTCATTTACCGACGCAATGAGGGGGTTAAGGATGAGCACACAAGCCTTGTTCGGACACGCAAGAGCATGGGGAGACAGCGAGTCATATGGGAACTGACTGAGGCACCATAATGGTAGTCTGATTCTATATTCGTCATCATGGGGAATGTTCACCACACAAGCAACCTCTTAATAATTGTCTCCACCATCGTTGCCTTTTAAGAGGACAGTGACCATTGAGTATGAATAAACAGTTACTCATACAACtcaccctaaaaaaaaatgcACAAAAAAAATGTGGCCTATGACTGTCAAAAGGTTATACTTTAAGGCAGACTGGACATACTATATGTTTAGGACGTACATTATTAGAAACAATATGGTTTGTGTTATACCGTATAAggctaattattattattacatggACAAAGTGTAAGGCAGACTGATAAATACACAGGATTACCATGTCACAAAATAGTCGTCATGGGGAATTTTATTGGCCTGTAGCAACATTCAAGCATCTTAAAATTCCCCCATCCGAAAGAGAACTCCTTGTGGGCCTATGCAGTATTGCATGGATTCCATTCGAACTACCAAGCCAACAAAAACAGACCTGATAAGCAGTTGTATAGTGCCCTGTACAGTCCTCAGCCCTATTTATGTTTTTGTATATTGTCGGGTGTTTTATGTTCTGTAAGGAGTTTTACGCAAGCAGCGGTGTAAAGTACTAAGTTgtattttttggggtatctgtacttcattTATATTTGAAAACTTACTTTACTacaatcctaaagaaaatgtactttttatttcATACATgatccctgacacccaaaagtatgtTACGtattgaatgcttagcaggacagaaatggtCCATTCACACACTTAAAAAGGGA
The DNA window shown above is from Oncorhynchus mykiss isolate Arlee chromosome 18, USDA_OmykA_1.1, whole genome shotgun sequence and carries:
- the LOC110496049 gene encoding sperm acrosome membrane-associated protein 4 — translated: MNRIILSIFAVGLCFSVGQALQCFNCELCIFNVFQTKVTCGADEQCFKGVGKAAHVLEIKTKGCLKMNDCNKVSTTKFPSISNVTVYSVNKTCCSSDLCNAAPGQPRMRILHLALATTFMTKVLV